A window of the Emys orbicularis isolate rEmyOrb1 chromosome 1, rEmyOrb1.hap1, whole genome shotgun sequence genome harbors these coding sequences:
- the SLC25A3 gene encoding solute carrier family 25 member 3, with translation MFSSVAPLARLNPFHAPHLQLLQDGVRKRPDPAEPPSPRRSLAAAAVAEEEYSCEYGSLKFYALCGFGGVLSCGLTHTAVVPLDLVKCRIQVDPQKYKSIFNGFSVTVKEDGFRGLAKGWAPTFFGYSMQGLCKFGFYEVFKVLYGNLLGEENSYLWRTSLYLAASASAEFFADIALAPMEAAKVRIQTQPGYANTLRQAAPKMFAEEGVWAFYKGVVPLWMRQIPYTMMKFACFERTVEALYKYVVPKPRSECSKPEQLVVTFTAGYIAGVFCAIVSHPADSVVSVLNKEKGSSASQVLVRLGFKGVWKGLFARIIMIGTLTALQWFIYDSVKVYFRLPRPPPPEMPESLKKKLALTE, from the exons ATGTTCTCGTCCGTCGCGCCGCTCGCCCGCCTAAATCCATTCCACGCGCCCCATTTGCAGCTGCTCCAGGACGGCGTGAGGAAGCGCCCGGACCCCGCCGAGCCGCCCAGCCCCAGGAGGAGCCTGGCGGCCGCCGCTGTCGCGGAAG AGGAATACAGTTGTGAATATGGCTCGCTCAAGTTTTATGCTCTCTGTGGTTTTGGTGGGGTCCTAAGTTGTGGCCTGACGCACACTGCAGTCGTACCTCTGGATTTAGTGAAATGTCGTATCCAG GTGGACccacaaaaatacaaaagcatcTTCAATGGATTCTCAGTTACAGTTAAAGAAGATGGCTTTCGTGGTCTGGCGAAGGGATGGGCTCCAACTTTCTTTGGATATTCTATGCAAGGGCTCTGCAAATTTGGTTTCTATGAAGTGTTCAAAGTCCTGTATGGCAACCTACTAGGAGAG GAAAACTCATATTTGTGGCGTACGTCACTATACTTGGCTGCCTCTGCCAGTGCAGAGTTTTTTGCTGATATTGCTCTGGCTCCAATGGAAGCTGCAAAGGTTCGCATTCAGACACAGCCTGGATATGCTAACACTTTGAGACAAGCTGCTCCAAAAATGTTTGCAGAAGAAGGTGTATGGGC GTTCTACAAAGGTGTTGTTCCTTTATGGATGAGACAGATTCCATACACAATGATGAAATTTGCCTGCTTTGAACGTACAGTTGAAGCTCTTTACAAGTATGTGGTTCCCAAGCCCCGGAGTGAATGTTCCAAGCCAGAACAATTGGTTGTCACATTTACAGCTGGCTACATTG CTGGTGTTTTCTGTGCCATTGTTTCTCATCCTGCTGACTCTGTGGTGTCTGTGCTGAACAAGGAAAAGGGCAGTTCGGCTTCACAGGTTCTAGTGAGGCTTGGATTCAAAG GGGTATGGAAGGGTCTATTTGCCCGTATTATTATGATTGGTACGCTGACTGCACTACAGTGGTTCATCTACGATTCTGTCAAGGTTTATTTCAGACTTCCTCGTCCACCTCCACCTGAAATGCCAGAATCCCTAAAGAAGAAGCTTGCTCTAACTGAATAG